The genomic segment ATGAAAACAGGATAGTAGAATTTTAAATTAAGCCTATGCTTAATTGTTAAGTTTTAAAGATAATTTTTAAAGACATAAAAATAAGTTATATTACAGGAGGAAAAAATGAGACTTAATCCGATAAACCCTAATGAGTATGCAGAAAGGGTTAAAAAACTTCAGAATGAATTAAAAGCAAATAAAGTAGATCTTTTTATAGGATACAGCAGTGAATGCGAATCTGCTTCTTCAAGATATCTTACAGGATTCTGGCCTTTTTTTGATTTTGCAACAGTTATTGTTCCATCGGAAGGCAAAGCGGCTCTGGTTACAGGTGGCCCGGAATCAAGGGATTTTGCAGAAGCTTTTTCGACAGTGCCGGGCGTTTTCATAAATCCATTGCTTGTTGAGACGTCCGCTCCTGAATGGGTGCCCGATGTCACCAATATGAATCTTAAAGATATCATTTCAAGGATATATAATGGTTCTGTCAGAAGAGTAGGGATAGGAAACTGGAATATCTTTCCTTATGCCTTATTTAAAGAGCTTAAAGAGTTTTTTCCTGATGCTGAATTTATAAATGCAGATAATCTGCTGCTTAATGTACAATCGATAAAAACCCCGGCAGAAGTTCCATATATTGAAGAAGCTTACAGGATAACCGAAGAATCATTAAAAACTGCTCTTGAATCTGCAAAACCAGGGAAAAAAGAATGGGAAATCGAAGCTACTGCAAGAGCAAAAATGCTTGAGATGGGAGCAGAAGGAACTCCTTATCCAAACTGGGTTTGTTCCGGAGACAATACAAGATTAAGTTTGTGTAGATCCACAAATAAACCAATTAAAGAAAATGAGCTTGTCCAGCTTACTATAGGGGCTAAATATATGGGTTATTGCGGTAACATGTGCAGGCCGTTTGTAATAGGCAAAGCTCCTGCCGAAGTAAAAAAACTAATGGAAGTGGCTCTTGAAGCAGTAAATTATACTCTTGGAGCCATAAAACCCGGAGCGATTGCTTCTGATATATTTGACGGATATTATAAACTGCTTTCAAAACACAAATGTGAAGAATTAACTCTTTATGGTCCTGCCCACGGAACAGGAAGCTCAGAGGTTGAAGGGCTCTGGCTTGCCAAAGATGCTGACTTTGTTATAAAAGCGGGAATGCTTTTCAATATAGATATATGGCTTTCAGACGGCAAGAACGGTCTCAGATATGAGGACGGTGTTCTGGTAACAGAGAAAGGCATAAAAGAACTTACTAGCTATAGAAGAGAAATAATTGAACTATGACAGAAGATATAAAAAGGTCAGTTTATCTTCAAATCGAAAAAAGAAAAAAAGAAATTGAAGAATGGCTTAAAAAGCTGGTAAGCATACCAAGCGAGAACAGATATCCTGATGGCTTTGAAGCTGATGCCCAGAATTTTATTGAAGA from the Actinomycetota bacterium genome contains:
- a CDS encoding aminopeptidase P family protein encodes the protein MRLNPINPNEYAERVKKLQNELKANKVDLFIGYSSECESASSRYLTGFWPFFDFATVIVPSEGKAALVTGGPESRDFAEAFSTVPGVFINPLLVETSAPEWVPDVTNMNLKDIISRIYNGSVRRVGIGNWNIFPYALFKELKEFFPDAEFINADNLLLNVQSIKTPAEVPYIEEAYRITEESLKTALESAKPGKKEWEIEATARAKMLEMGAEGTPYPNWVCSGDNTRLSLCRSTNKPIKENELVQLTIGAKYMGYCGNMCRPFVIGKAPAEVKKLMEVALEAVNYTLGAIKPGAIASDIFDGYYKLLSKHKCEELTLYGPAHGTGSSEVEGLWLAKDADFVIKAGMLFNIDIWLSDGKNGLRYEDGVLVTEKGIKELTSYRREIIEL